One Diospyros lotus cultivar Yz01 chromosome 1, ASM1463336v1, whole genome shotgun sequence genomic window carries:
- the LOC127803880 gene encoding uncharacterized protein LOC127803880, whose amino-acid sequence MKRKSRALKSQASKSPVSYGRRQSSMSLLEGRPKASPTGDKYLIEMAIKAEIDLEVDKIRRMPAEEAAAAVAQAVVEAGIAIAIAERAEREAAEAEAAAAAEAAAAAAQAFAEEVMKELMKFRNKCTKDGGSSSGICKKNRSAKMG is encoded by the exons ATGAAGCGAAAATCCAGGGCACTAAAATCACAGGCATCAAAATCACCAGTATCATATGGAAGAAGGCAATCATCGATGTCACTCCTGGAGGGAAGACCGAAAGCATCTCCAACAGGTGATAAGTATCTTATTGAGATGGCAATTAAAGCTGAGATTGATTTAGAGGTAGATAAGATAAGAAGGATGCCTGCAGAAGAGGCTGCTGCAGCTGTTGCCCAAGCTGTTGTGGAGGCTGGAATTGCTATAGCAATAGCTGAAAGGGCAGAAAGAGAGGCAGCAGAAGCAGAAGCTGCCGCTGCTGCAGAAGCTGCCGCTGCTGCTGCACAAGCTTTTGCTGAAGAAGTAATGAAGGAATTAATGAAATTTCGAAACAAATGCACCAAGGATG GTGGTTCAAGCTCTGGAATTTGCAAGAAGAACCGTTCAGCGAAGATGGGCTAG